The Chryseolinea soli nucleotide sequence GCGTATCAACGCCAGCCTGGCGCCTGGCTTGTGGCAACATTTGGAGATCGAATTCAACCGCCCCCGCTTTGACGAAAATAAAAAGAAGATCACCCCCGCCCGCTTTGTAAAAGTGGTGTTGAACGGCATGGTCATCCACGAGAATATCATCGTCACCGGCCCCACGCGCGCCGCCGCTTTCCAGGACGAGGTCGCCAAAGGTCCGCTGATGATTCAAGGCGATCATGGTCCGGTAGCGTTTCGCAACATTCAATATGCATTGCTGGATGATTTCAACATCAAACTGAGCGATGTGCGATATGAGTATTACGAAGGAAGCTTCCAAGACTTCAAACTCACACCGGACGCACTCGTCAGAAAAGGAAGCGCCGAGGCCATCGACGCCAAGCTGGCCGACAATCCCAACAAACTCGGCCTGGTGTTCACCGGAACACTCGATATCAAAGAGAAATCAGAATATCAATTTATCCTGAAGAAGGTGGGCAAGGCCAAATTGAACCTCGATGGCCAAGACATTGCCGGGTCCGAAGAATGGTTTGACGATGCCGTGGCGTCCCGAACCCTCGACGTAGGCAAGCATACACTCGTAGTGACCTATGTGAAAGGCTCTGCCTGGGGGCCAGCCGGTGTAGGCGTGTTCATCGGAAAGACCAACGCACGACCACAGCCTTTGCATTTAGAAAACTCGCTGCCCGCCATACCGCCGACACCGCTCATCGACGTGAGCGCGGGATTGGAGCCGGAGTTGATCCGCTCCTTCATGTACTACAAAGGGAAAAAGAAAACTCATGTGATCTCCGTGGGCGACCCGGCCGGCATCCACTATGCCTACGATCTCGATCAAGCCGCTGTGTTGCAATCCTGGCGGGGCGACTTCCTGAACGTGACCGAGATGTGGTATGAACGCGGCGAGCCACAAGTTGCCTCCCCGATGGGCGCACCGGTAATGTTGAGTGGACGATGCCCGCTTGCCCTTGTTGCCGACAACAAAGCGGCCCTCCCGGATACGTTGAACGATCGCAAAGACCTGATCTATAAAGGCTACCGCCTCGACGAAAAGCGGTATCCCAAATTCAAATATCAATATGGAAGCATCACCTTCGAAGACTCCTTTCAACCCGACGCCAACGGCCAGGGCCTAGCGCGCACGCTGACGGTGAGCCAGTTCCCCCAAGGCCAGGTGGTCATCGTGCGGTTTGCAGAAGGAAATCAAATCCGGGAGGTTTCCGACAATCTCTATGCTGTGGATGAAGCGTATTATGTTCGCGTCCCCGTCACGGGAAAAACAAAACCATCGATCAGGGTCAATGGCAATAAAAAAGAATTGGTATTGGAATGGGGCGCACCCCTGTCAACTTCTTTAACCTACACACTGATATGGTAACGCTTCAAAACATATTCCTCCCCATGCCATCACACAACGGATCCCCTCTTATGAAAATATTCGCAGGCTTATTCTTTTTGGTGTTTCTCGTTTTCGACGGCAACGCCCAAGCCACACGCCCGCAAGCCGAAGCAGACTATTACGCGCTGAAGACCATCTCCATTCCCGAAAATGTGAAATTGGAAGTTGGCGGTCTGGCCGTATTGCCCGATGGCCGCGTGGCCGTGAGCACACGGCGCGGTGAGATCTGGATGATCGAAAATCCGTACGAGGGCGAACCTCGCTATTCGCGTTTTGCCTCGGGCATGCACGAAACCTTAGGATTGAATTACCGCGACGGCGCATTCTACTGCACCCAACGCGGGGAACTCACCCGCATCACCGACACCGACAATGATGGCCGCGCCGATCTGTTTGAGACGCTCTACAAATTCGACCTCAGCGGCAACTATCACGAATATGCCTATGGCCCCCTGTTCGACAAAAACGGAGACATGTATGTCACCCTCAACGTGGCCTGGATCGGCTATGGTGAAGGACTGGCCAAATGGCACGGATGGTTATTGAAAATCAAGAAAGACGGCACCATGGAACCCATCGCCACCGGTCTCCGCTCGCCTGCCGGCATCATGGTCAATTCTTCCAACGATATTTTCTATGCCGAAAATCAAGGCGACTGGGTTGGATCCGGCCGCGTGACCCACCTGGAGAAAGGCGACTTCGCTGGAAACGCCGGAGGCTTGCGCTGGACAAAAGAACCTGAATCGCCCGTGAAGCTTACCCGCGAGGACCTGGCCAAAGTGGATAACGGTCAGCCCATGTTCGAGGCGGCCAAAGTGATCAAGGAACTGAAGCTGCCGGCAGTGTGGTTTCCTCACACGCTGATGGGAATTTCCACGGCCGACATCCTCGAAGACACGACCCAAGGCGCATTCGGTCCTTTTGCAGGACAGTATTTTGTGAGTGACCAAGGCCATTCCAAGATCATGCGCATGACGCTGGAAAAAGTGAATGGTAAATATCAAGGTGCCTGCTATCCCTTCCGCGAGGGTTTTGCATCAGGGCTCATCCGTCTCCGCTTTGGGCTGGATGGTTCTGTTTTTGGGGGGATGACCAGTCGTGGCTGGAGCAGCACGGGTCCCGAGCTCTACGCCCTGCAACGCCTGGTCTGGACGGGAAAAGTGCCGTTCGAAATAAAAACGGTGCAAGCGCGTCCCGATGGCTTTGAATTAGAATTCACATCGCCCGTGAACAAGACGGTGGCGAAAGATCCGGCACACTATGAATTCAATGGATTTACGTATCACTACCATCACCAATACGGCAGTGAGATCATCAACAGCGAAAAATGCACACTAAAAGGCATCATTGTATCCGACGATGGAAAGAAGGTGCGCGTTGTGCTCGACAATCTTCGCGAGGGCTACATCCATGAGGTGAAACTGACCGACTTCACCGGCGAAAACGGACTGCCCCTGTTACACAATACGGCGTACTATACATTGAATGCTATTCCGTCGGGCGAAAAAGTTACGCTCACCGAAAGCCAGATGGTGCATGCGCACCACGCCATGGCTATGCCTGAAAAGACTCCGGCTGCCTCGCCTGCCAAAACTGCTACTACACCCGCCAAAGCCACGGCCAAACGCCAGTTGAAGATGCCGGCGGATTGGAAACAGCCGGACCAGGTGATTGCCATCGGTACGAAGCCGGGATTGAAATTCGATATTACGGAGTTGCAGGCGAAGGCGGGTAGTAAGATAAAGCTCGTGTTTAGCAACAACGACGATATGACCCATAACCTGGTGCTTGTGGAGCCGGGGGCGGCGAAGGAAGTGGGTGATCAGGCGTTCAACCTGGGGTTGAAGGGGTCGCAGATGAATTATATTCCTAACTCGGCGAAGGTGTTGTTTCACACCAACCTGATTCAGCCGGGGACCTCGGAGACGATTTATTTTACGGTGCCGTCGAAGCCTGGGGTGTACACCTATCTGTGTACTTATCCCGGGCATGCTATGATTATGCAGGGAACTTTGCGGGTGACGAAGTAAGATCAATTTGAACCGCCTCGCCTTCGCTAAAAGCTCCCACCTTCGCTAAAGCTATGGCGGGCAAGACGGCGGGCAAGCAAAGTCAGCGCAAAGGTCTTCGGCTTGGAACTCTATGATTGGTCGGATGGCGGCGTCCTCAACGATACCGATATACGGTTGTTTGTATTTTTTGCGGGTCCAGAGATAGCAGAACATTTGCCGCGGATGCAAAAAAAGGCATGCCGTATTTTAAGGCTCCCGTTTGCCCGGTTCTTCTTTTTGAAGAAAATATTCCTTGGGAGCGGAAACCATGCGCTGTTGCTGGGTGTTGATTTTATCGCAGGCCGGTAAAGATCGTCATTTCCTTTTTTTCTGATGGATGTGAGCTTTAGTGCTTTTTTGCACTTTTTCGAAAGCACCGGTTTTGCGACTTTAGCAATCCTTCAAAACCCACGTTATGTCGTCTTCGCGCATCGACCAACTTGAACAGTTCTACCAGGAAGATCCGACCGATCCCTTCAATCTTTATGCGCTCGCACTGGAACAGCAAAAGCTCGACGGCAACAAGGCCATTGAATTGTTTACCCGCCTCATCAAAGAGCATCCGGAGTACATCCCGACCTATTATCATTTGGGAAGGGCCTACCAGGATCTGGGAAACCGCGACCAGGCGTTGAAAATTTTTATGGCCGGCATCGAGCAAGCCCGGCGTCACAGCGACCTGAAAGCGCTTCGCGAGTTGCACGCGGCGCACCAGGATCTACTTTTCGATATCGAGTAAGATCAATTGGCCAGCGCGCCATCGTCTACCCAGCAAGCAATGAGTTGGATCTCCGCGTCGGTGAGCGACCCTTCTTTCGGCATGCTGCGGTCTTGCGTTTTCAATTTCATGTTCTTGGCGTTGGCCTTTGCGTTTGCAAAAACGCGTAGGTCGGGTCGCGTACCATCATGGCATCCGCTCACGGAGCACTTCGTCTCGATGATCGGTTTGATGTCGTTGGCCCAACTGGTGCCACTGAACCCGCGTGAAATGGTGATCCCCAAATTTACGGTACATCCTGCATTGTCTTTCACCACGATGGTTTGATAGCCTACCGGCAGGCCGGTGAATGTATTGTTTTCCGAAAAATCGGATGTTCCGATGGCAAACAGGTAGGGCGGGTTTCCGCTGGACACTTGTAGGGTAACGGCACCGTTGCTTCCCAGGCACGAATTGTCATCCGTGATGTCGGCGGTGAACGAAAAATCTTGTGCTTTTATGTAAACATTGTCGATGGTGGTGTTGCAGGCGTTGGCATCCGTCAGAACGATGGTGTAGAGGCCGGCGGGCAGGTTATTGAACTGGCCGTTGTCCTGGGTTGGGCCGTTTTTGATGGAAAATTGGTAGGGTTCCTTTCCCCCACTGCCAAATACTTTCAGGCTGCCGTCGGGCACGCCGCATTGGCTGGCGTTCACCACCGTGCCCAGGCTTAGGATGAGACCGGACTTTTCACAATCCACCGGGTCTTCATCATTCGAGCAGGCCATCACACCAAAGGCCACGGCCAAGCCAAACCAAAACTTTTGCATGTTCCTATTGATCAACAGACAAAGGTAAGGAGAAGCACCGTATGAAACCCGGGGTTGCTTTGGCGGAATCGTAGGTTGAACGAAAAATTCGGCAGCTTAGAACGGCGTCTCGTCGTCGTCGCGCATGGGCGGCAACGCCGGGGGTTCGCTGTCGGGGTTAAACGTATTGAGGCGGCTTTCGCGGGTGATCATGCCCGAGAAGGGGTTGTCGTAGGACGACATCGGCGCATCGAGGTCGCCAAACTTGGTGTACTTGCCGATGAACTTCAGCTTCACACTGCCCACCGATCCGTTCCGGTGTTTGGCAATGATCACTTCGCCCATGCCCTGTGTGGGCAGGCCTTCTTCGTCGACGGTGATCTTATAGTATTCGGGCCGGTACAAGAACATAACGATGTCGGCATCCTGTTCGATGGAACCCGATTCGCGCAAGTCGGAAAGTTGAGGGCGTTTGTCGCCACCGCGGGTTTCCACACCCCGGCTCAACTGGGACAGGGCCAGCACAGGTACACTCAATTCTTTTGCGATACCTTTCAGCGCCCGCGAGATGGAGGCGATCTCCTGTTCGCGGTTACCGCCCTGGTCGCCCCGCATGAGCTGCAGGTAGTCGATCACGATGATCTGGATGTTGTTCTCTGCTTTCAAGCGACGGCACTTGGCGCGAAGTTCCAACACGGAAAGCGCGGGGGTGTCGTCGATAAAGATCGGGGCGGTGGCCAGTTTGTTTGTTTTGTGTACCAACTGGGTCCACTCGTGATCGGCCAGGGTACCGCGTTTTATTTTCTCGCCTTCCAGTTCGGCTTCGGCTGAGATCATCCGGTTAACCAACTGGATAGACGCC carries:
- a CDS encoding tetratricopeptide repeat protein, which codes for MSSSRIDQLEQFYQEDPTDPFNLYALALEQQKLDGNKAIELFTRLIKEHPEYIPTYYHLGRAYQDLGNRDQALKIFMAGIEQARRHSDLKALRELHAAHQDLLFDIE
- a CDS encoding plastocyanin/azurin family copper-binding protein, translating into MKIFAGLFFLVFLVFDGNAQATRPQAEADYYALKTISIPENVKLEVGGLAVLPDGRVAVSTRRGEIWMIENPYEGEPRYSRFASGMHETLGLNYRDGAFYCTQRGELTRITDTDNDGRADLFETLYKFDLSGNYHEYAYGPLFDKNGDMYVTLNVAWIGYGEGLAKWHGWLLKIKKDGTMEPIATGLRSPAGIMVNSSNDIFYAENQGDWVGSGRVTHLEKGDFAGNAGGLRWTKEPESPVKLTREDLAKVDNGQPMFEAAKVIKELKLPAVWFPHTLMGISTADILEDTTQGAFGPFAGQYFVSDQGHSKIMRMTLEKVNGKYQGACYPFREGFASGLIRLRFGLDGSVFGGMTSRGWSSTGPELYALQRLVWTGKVPFEIKTVQARPDGFELEFTSPVNKTVAKDPAHYEFNGFTYHYHHQYGSEIINSEKCTLKGIIVSDDGKKVRVVLDNLREGYIHEVKLTDFTGENGLPLLHNTAYYTLNAIPSGEKVTLTESQMVHAHHAMAMPEKTPAASPAKTATTPAKATAKRQLKMPADWKQPDQVIAIGTKPGLKFDITELQAKAGSKIKLVFSNNDDMTHNLVLVEPGAAKEVGDQAFNLGLKGSQMNYIPNSAKVLFHTNLIQPGTSETIYFTVPSKPGVYTYLCTYPGHAMIMQGTLRVTK
- a CDS encoding 3-keto-disaccharide hydrolase; this translates as MLKRTFLTPLLLFVLLSVASAQKQVYKLTPLALQDLSGFKTPTKNWQIVGDVSGSFDSPTLKSQKGAGVLLNDFDEARFKPETNLFTALEHGDLYLSLDFMMPKGSNSGIYLMGRYEIQLFDSWGVKVPHVQDCGSIYERWDEARPEGKKGYEGHPARINASLAPGLWQHLEIEFNRPRFDENKKKITPARFVKVVLNGMVIHENIIVTGPTRAAAFQDEVAKGPLMIQGDHGPVAFRNIQYALLDDFNIKLSDVRYEYYEGSFQDFKLTPDALVRKGSAEAIDAKLADNPNKLGLVFTGTLDIKEKSEYQFILKKVGKAKLNLDGQDIAGSEEWFDDAVASRTLDVGKHTLVVTYVKGSAWGPAGVGVFIGKTNARPQPLHLENSLPAIPPTPLIDVSAGLEPELIRSFMYYKGKKKTHVISVGDPAGIHYAYDLDQAAVLQSWRGDFLNVTEMWYERGEPQVASPMGAPVMLSGRCPLALVADNKAALPDTLNDRKDLIYKGYRLDEKRYPKFKYQYGSITFEDSFQPDANGQGLARTLTVSQFPQGQVVIVRFAEGNQIREVSDNLYAVDEAYYVRVPVTGKTKPSIRVNGNKKELVLEWGAPLSTSLTYTLIW